In one window of Cynocephalus volans isolate mCynVol1 chromosome 6, mCynVol1.pri, whole genome shotgun sequence DNA:
- the LOC134381261 gene encoding LOW QUALITY PROTEIN: olfactory receptor 9A1-like (The sequence of the model RefSeq protein was modified relative to this genomic sequence to represent the inferred CDS: deleted 1 base in 1 codon): MLGNYSSVTEFLLLGFPGSQELRHIFFAIFFFFYSVAVLGNTVIIVTVCVNKHLQSPMYFFLGQLSILETLTTSTAVPFMLRGLLLSRTQTISLTACGAQLYLYLSLGSSEFALLGVMAVDRYVAVCNPLRYDIIMNSCTCMWLVIVSWVFGFLSEIWPIYATFHVTFCKSNLIDHFYCDRGQLLKLSCDDTRFSEFILFLMAVFIIVGSLIPTIVSYTYIISTILRIPSASGRSKAFSTCASHCTFVVIGYGSCLFLYVKPKQTQAAEYNRVASLLVLVVTPFLNPFIFTLRNDKFIQAFQDGIKRCYQLLKD; this comes from the exons ATGTTGGGGAATTACTCTAGTGTCACTGAATTTCTTCTCTTAGGCTTCCCTGGCTCCCAAGAACTACGCCATATCTTTTTTGCCATATTCTTCTTCTTCTACTCAGTGGCAGTACTGGGAAATACGGTCATCATCGTCACTGTCTGTGTTAACAAACATCTGCAGTCCCCCATGtatttctttcttggccaattgTCCATTCTGGAGACCCTGACCACATCCACTGCTGTCCCTTTTATGCTCCGGGGGTTGCTGCTTTCAAGGACTCAGACAATATCTTTGACTGCGTGTGGAGCACAACTGTATTTGTACCTTTCACTGGGTTCCTCAGAGTTCGCGTTACTGGGAGTGATGGCTGTGGACCGTTATGTGGCCGTCTGTAACCCTTTGAGGTAC GACATCATTATGAACAGCTGCACCTGCATGTGGCTGGTAATCGTGTCGTGGGTGTTTGGGTTCCTTTCTGAAATCTGGCCAATCTATGCCACGTTTCACGTTACGTTCTGCAAATCAAACCTGATAGACCATTTTTACTGTGACCGAGGGCAGTTGCTCAAACTATCATGTGATGACACTCGTTTCTCAgagtttattctgtttttaatggCTGTTTTTATTATCGTTGGTTCTTTGATCCCTACAATTGTCTCCTACACCTACATCATCTCCACGATCCTCAGGATCCCCTCGGCCTCTGGCCGGAGTAAAGCCTtttccacctgtgcctcccactgCACTTTTGTTGTGATCGGCTACGGCAGCTGCTTGTTCCTCTATGTGAAACCCAAGCAAACGCAGGCAGCCGAGTACAACAGGGTAGCGTCACTGCTGGTTTTAGTGGTGACCCCTTTTCTGAACCCTTTTATCTTCACCCTCCGGAATGACAAGTTCATccaggcttttcaagatggcatAAAACGTTGCTATCAACTTCTCAAGGATTAG